AGTTATCAGAAATTTATTAAGGACAATATCAGATGACCCCTGCAATAGAACAGCTAAAAAAATCCCGAATTAAATTTGATATACTCAGCTATGAGCACGATGTAAACAATACTAATTATGGCCTTGAAGCAGTTGAAAAGCTAAATCTTAATAGCGCTCAAGTATTTAAAACATTGGTGTTAGAAACCTCAGAACAACAACTAATTGTTGCTGTGACGCCAGTTACTCAGCAGATTAATTTAAAGCAATTGGCTAAGCTCTGTGTAGTAAAAAAAGTAATGCTGGCAGAGCCGCAAAAAGTACAGGCAAGTACAGGATATATTTTGGGAGGCGTTAGTCCTCTTGGACAAAAAAAGCGCTTAAAGACCTACATACACTCAAGCGCATTAGACTTTGATACTATTTATGTGAGCGCAGGTAAGCGAGGACTTGAAATTACACTCAGCCCAGCATGCTTAGCTGAGCTTATTCAAGCTTCGTTTGGTAATTTCTAATGCTGACTTAATTATCAAACTTGCGTCGTGTAAATAAAACTGATTATTTGCTTCAACAGCTTTAGTTAACTAATGTAAATACTACCTATAGCAGTTTTTGTTAATTCATTTTAATGAAGATTTGTTTGTACCTACTTTGGTTAATCATTCGTATGAGAATATTAGTTGTTGATGACATGCCATTAATGCGTCATGTGCTCATTAATATGTTGAGGCAGTTAGATTATAAAG
The genomic region above belongs to Pseudoalteromonas undina and contains:
- the ybaK gene encoding Cys-tRNA(Pro) deacylase — protein: MTPAIEQLKKSRIKFDILSYEHDVNNTNYGLEAVEKLNLNSAQVFKTLVLETSEQQLIVAVTPVTQQINLKQLAKLCVVKKVMLAEPQKVQASTGYILGGVSPLGQKKRLKTYIHSSALDFDTIYVSAGKRGLEITLSPACLAELIQASFGNF